The Litorilinea aerophila region AGGCCCACCTTCAGGCCGGCTTCCAGCAGCTTGGGATGGGTGTCGTAGCGGGGATCGCCGTAGGCGAAGGTCAGCACCAGGTCCGGCTCCAGTTCCAGCACCCGCTCGGTGTTGATTTCCGCGCTGGCGCCGATCTCCTGCACCGTGCCGGCATCGATGCGTTCCCGCACCGCGGGCGTGTTCACGTAGTCGAACTCCTCCACCGCCACCAGGCTGTCCAGCACGCCCAGGGCCTCCAGGTGGGGCAACACGGTGGTAGAGAGGGTGATGAGGCGCCCCACAGGCACCTCGATGATCTGGGATGGGTCATAGCCCTCTGGGGCCGGGGTGCCGCACTGGACCAGCACGTACTGGAAGCTCTGCTCCGCGCCTTGCCAGGGGGTCAGCACGGTGACGACCTTGTAGTGGTTGGCATATTCCACGGTAAAGCCGGTGGCGTAGGTGAGCTCGATCTTCTCCGGGAAGTAGTCGACGGCGGGATCGTACTCCTCCACGCAGCCATCGGTCAGGTTGGCTTCCACCGGTGCGGCGGCCTGGGGCGGTGCTTCGGCCGGCGTAGCCGCGGGTGCTTCGGGGGCAGTCGGTGTGGCCACAGGCGCGACACAGGCGCTGACCAGGGCTGCCAGCAGTAGAAGGGCTGGCCAGAAGGTTCGGAGATTTTTGCGCATGTTCATGACTCCTTTCATGAATGTCCGTCTCATGGTAACTATACAGCCCCCATCTCCCTGATACCGATTGTCTGGCCAAGAGGCATCGTAGGTCACGTTTCCATACGTGACCGCTTGTCCGGTATGGAAACCGGACCTACGGAATCATGAGCGCCACTACGTAAGACAATCGGTATAACCCCCACCGGGAGAAGGGGGGAAAGTGACAGAAAAAAAAGCGGCCCTCGCCGGGGCCGCTCAAGTCTCGTCGTGCGCACATGAAAAACCCGCCGGATTGGCGGGTCGTGCGCTTGGATTCGTGAACGCTCGCCCCCTTTTTCCACGAAGGTGGACTCAAGCAACAGCCAGGGCGGGTATTCGGGCTTGTCGATTCACTCCCGTGGGAGCGGGTCGACCTACCGTTGCGGGCCAGCGCCGGACTGGTCTCAGCGAGACGTCACCGGTCTTCCCCCATTGTGCACCATGCATCCGGGCCATCTGGTGCACCCTGGCTGGTCTTGATATTCGGTTGTGATCTGGGTGCTAGTGTAGCAGAGGCGCGGACCGCCTGTCAATTTTGGATCGGGGGATTTGGACGCTCACAGAGACGCCAAGGCGCGGAGAAGCGAGGGGCCTACACCGGGAGAGCGCATCCCTGGGACATGGAAAGTGCACCAATGGGCCGATCATCCGGCCCGTGCCGGCGCGGGCCGGATCTCGTGGTGGATGGTCAAGGCGTGGTGTTCTTCGGGTTGGGTGCTCCAGGGATCGACATGCACCAAGATCTCGGACAGGTAGGGCAGCGCGTGGAAGAGGTCGTGGCGAAGCTGCTCGGCGATGTGATGGCTGGCCGCGGTGCTCAGGTGCGGGTCAACCGCGATGCCGATGTCGGCGTGCAGGCGATGGCCCATCCAGCGCATGCGCAGCCACTCCAATTCCTGGATCCCGGGCTGCTGGCGGATGACCGCCTCCGCCCGCTCCAGGTGTTCCGGTTCAATGGCATCCATGAGCCGGTACCACATGGTTTTGGTGGCATCCCAGGTGATGAAGAGGATGGCAACGCCGATCAAGATGCCGATGATGGGATCCACCATGGGATAGCCGAGCCAGGAACCGGCAACGGCGAGTAGCACTGCCAGGGACGTCAGGCCGTCGGTGCGGGCGTGCATCCCGTCCGCCACCATGGCGGCGGAGCCAATCTTGCGCCCCACCCGGATCTGAAGCCATGCCACGGTTTCGTTGCCGGCAAAGCCCACCAGCGCGGCCAGGGCCACCCAGCCTAGGTTTGTCAGGGGTTCAGGGTGAAGGAGCTTCTGCAAGGATTCCCAGAAGATGACGCCGGCGCTGAAGGCGATGGAGAGCACGATGAAAATGCCCGCTACATCTTCGGCACGGCCAAAGCCATAGGTGTAGCAGCGTGTCGCCGCCCGCCGCGCCAGGTAAAAGGCGATGAGCAGGGGGACCGAGTTGAGGCCGTCGCCGATGTTGTGCACCGTATCGGCGAAGAGGGCCACGCTGCCACTGAGCCAAACGATGATCACCTGCAGGAGGGACGTAAAGGCCAATGCCCCGAGGGCAATCCAGACCGTGCGGATGCCCTCTTCATGCGCGGCAAAGGCGCTATCGGTGACGAGGGCATCGTGCTGGTGGCTGTGGCCGTGGAGGTGAAAGATGGTGCGAATCCAGCCCCATGGGCCGCCGCCGTGATGGTGGTGATGTCCATCATGGCTGTGGGGATGGGCGTGGGCGTGATGGTGGCCAGATTCGCCATGGTGGCTGTGGGGATGCGGATGATCGTGGCCGTGGGCATGCTCTTCACCTTCATGGGGATGCGTGTGCCCGCTGTTTTTGATTGCCATGATTGTACTCGCGTTTCTAAGGGTGTGTTGTGGATGGCGGCGGTTCTGTTGCTTCCGTCCACTCCCCGGCGGGGGACAGATTGCGGCGGACGTGATCGAGGTGGGAGAGGGCCTCGCGGAAGAGGGCGCCTACGTGTACATCATCAATTGAATAGTAGATCTGATTGCCTGCCCGGCGGGTCCGCACCAAGCGTGTAGCCCGCAACTTGGCCAGATGGTGGGAGACGGCAGAGGGCGAGACCGATACGTACTGGCTCAATTCGTTGACGCTATATTCCTGGCGGGTGAGCAGATAGATGAGCTGGGCCCGGGTGGTGTCGCTGAGGACCTTGAAGATCTCAACAACATCGGCCAGGAGATCGGCTGGCAGCGCATCCGCGTTGAAGAGTGCCGCGTGCCGATTGTGCATGGCCTCCCTCTTTCCTTGATTCGTCTCTTTTTGCATATGAACATATACTCAGGTATTTAAAGTGTAATCCATGGTGGCTATGAAAGTCAAGATTGTCCGCCTGTCGAATTCAATGGGTGGGAGGAGACGCAGTCGCTGTCTGCCGGTGCCGTGGGGCCTCGATATTCGTAGGAGTGGGTTTTCATACTTTCGTAGGTATTCCTTCCCCGTGGCCGGTGATATCATATGCCCTGTTGGGCTCCTCTCGAGGAGAAACTCACATTCTATTCGACATCTTCATCAAAGCGCACGGAAGGAGAAATCCCATGCCCAGCCCATCGATCTCTGGCCGCCGGCAGCGAACCAGCCGGCGCACGTTTCTGCGCGGTGTGGGCGCAGCTGGCCTTAGCCTGGCCCTGCCCAGGTACGCAAGCCAGAGCGCGCTTGGGGCAAACCGCCTCGCGGAGCAGTTCCCCGATCGTCCGAACCTTCTGATCATCCTGACCGACCAGGAGCGTGCGCCCATGCACTGGCCGGCGGATTGGGCCGCAACCAATTTGCCCAACCGCAAACGCATCGACGACCATGGATTGGTCTTTCGCCGGGCGTTCTGCAACACAGCCATGTGTTCACCCAGCCGCAGCACCCTTTTCACCGGGCTCTTCCCATCCCAGCACGGCGTCAAGCACACCTTGACCTCGGGCGGCACCCTCTCGCCCACCGAGCCCACGTTGCCCCTGACGGTCCAGAACATGGCCCACATGTTGGCCTCGGCGGGCTACAATGTCCACTATCGGGGCAAGTGGCATATGAGCAAGGGGGCGGATGGCGGGGAGCCCACTACTGCGGATGTGGCCGCGTACGGCTTTCAGGGGTGGCAACCGCCCGAGGCGGGCGAGAACACCGATCCCGACGGCTTCGGTGGCGGCTGTGCAAATTGGGACCAGCACTATGCGGATCAGGCGGTGAGCTTTCTCCAGAATGTGGACGTGGACAGCGGGACGCCCTTCGCCCTGATCGTCTCCTTTGTCAACCCCCACGACGTGCTCGCCTACCCCCTTACCTGGAACCAACCGAGTAGCGAGGATCCATCCTGTTTCAACTACCTGAACGAGGCGCCGGACTGTTTCAACCAGGGCATCGGCTTGCCCGGTACATTCGATGAGCGGCTGCTCCAAAATTACAAGCCCACGGCCCAGGCTCAATTCCTGGCCCTGGCCGCGGGGGGATTGGGGCCGCTTGCCGGCCCGCTGGACCCCGAGCGTTACGTCAACTTCTACGCCTATCTGCAGAAGGTGGTCGATCAACACATCGGTGCCGTGCTGGACGCGCTGGAGGCCAGGCCGGGCCTGGTGGAGAAGACCCTGATCATCCGTGCTTCGGACCATGGCGAGATGGGGCTCTCCCATGGCGGCATGCGGCAGAAGTCATTCAACGTCTATGAAGAGACCATGCGGGTCCCTTTGGTCTTTTCGAACCCACTTCTCTTCCCCCAGACGGTCTACACCGACGCCCTGGCCTCTCTGGTGGACCTGATGCCCACCCTGGCCTCCCTGGTGGACGTGCCGAACCGGGACAGCTATACCTTTGCCGGCCAAGATCTGAGCCCCATCATCAACGACGCGGTGGCGAACCCGGACAATCCCACCGCCACGGTCCAGGATTCCATCCTGTTCACCTTCGACGATGAGAACGTGGGCGCGCCCAACGGGCAGACTGTAGTCACCCAACCCAACCACATCCGCTGTATCCGGGAGGCCCGCTGGAAGTTTGCCCACTACTTCGATCCCAGCGGCCAGGAACCGTCCCAATACGAACTCTATGATCTGGCCAATGACCCGGACGAACTGCACAACATGGCGGATCCGGCGAATGGTGACTACTACGATCCGGACAAGGTGGCCGAGATGGCCGGCAAATTGGCCGCCAAAGCGGCGGCTGTCGGGGCATTGCCCTATCAAGCCTTTATGCCGGTGATAAACCGGTAGGCTGGGAGAGATTTTTCGGATTGCAGGCAACCTCCGTGAAGTTGCCTGCAATCCTGTCTTTGGCGGTACATTCCCGAACCAAATGGTTGCCTGGCGCGGGGATTAGCCCGGGCGCCGATGGGCGCGGCTCACTCCTCCAGGGCCAGGCCATCCCCATGCAGCTTGAAGATGTACAGCAGGTACAACAACGAGGGAATGAGCACCACCGCACCCACGCCCAATCCAATGGCCAGCAGGCGCAGGGTGATGGCCGGTGCCGCGGTCTCGTGGTAGGTCAGGTCGGGAACCAGGATGTACGGATACTGGGCCATGCCCCAGCCCAGGATGATGCAGGCCACCTGGCCGGCGGCGCTCCAGCGGGCCCACTCGAAGCGCCGCCACCACAGGGCGGCCAGCGCCACCACCGCCAACACGCTGGTCCACAGCAAGAGTAAAGGCGCCCACCAGCTGGTCAGTCCGCTGAAGATGATCGGCGCGCCCTCCCGGGCCAAGAGGAAGACCAGCCCCGCAGCCGGAGCCAGCAGGACCCCCGACACCAGAGCCCGACGCCGGAAGTCCTCCTGCAAGGCCGGATAGCGGCGGGCATCGGCCGCCAGGTAGGCCGCGGCCAGGAAGGCAAAGAGCCCCTGGGCAAAGAGGCCACAACTTAGGGCGAAGGGACCCAGCCAGCCCCGAAAGAAGCCCGTAGTGACGATCCCGCCCTCCACCCGGATCTCCCCGGAAGCCAGCCCCCCCAGGGTCAACCCCATGAAGAAAGGGGTGAGAAAACTGGCAACGCCGAAGACGGTGCTCCAGCGCCGGTGGATGGCGTCGTTCTGGGCGTCGTACTTGCGGAAGACAAAGGCCGAGCCCCGCAGCACAATGCCGATCAAAATCAGGGTGATGGGGATGTGGAGCGCGGTCATGATGGCGGCAAAGGCCACCGGAAAGGCGGTGAACAGGATCACCACCGCCAGGATCAGCCAGACATGGTTGGCCTCCCACACAGGGCCGATGGCCGCGGCGATGGCCTCCCGCTGCAGCCGAGCCCGGGGGCCCCACGCCAACAGATCCCACATGCCGCCGCCAAAGTCCGCCCCGCCCAGGACGGCGTAGAGCAACAACGAGAAAAACAGAGCTGCTACAATCAGGGTCTCAAGCGCCAGCATAGCCTTCCTCCTGCCGCTCCTCTGCCGGGCTCTCGGGCGATTCTAAAAACTGGCGTCGTAGCAGAAAAACCAGGATGACCGAGAGGGCCAGGTAGAGGCCGGTGAAGGTGACAAAGGGGACCACCAGGCCCGTCATGGGCGTGACCGCCTCGGCCGTGCGCATGTAGCCGTAGATGACCCAGGGCTGGCGCCCCAGCTCGGTGACCATCCAGCCCGTCTCGATAGCCACGAAGCCCAGCGGGCCCGCCGCCACCAGGGCACGCAGCAGGAGGGGATGGTCGGGCAGACGGCGTCGCCGCCACCAGAGCCAACCGGCCCACAGGGCCACCGCCAGCATGGCCATGCCCGAGGCCACCATGATGTCGAAGGAGAGATGGACCAGCAGGGTGTTGGGCCAGTCCGAACGGGGGAAGGCCTCCAGGCCGGTTACCTCGGCCTGGGAATCGCCATAGGCCAGGATGCTCAAGCCGTAGGGGATCTCCAGGGCGTAACGGGTGACCATGGCCTGGTCGTCCGGGATGCCGCCCACGATCAGGGGCGCCCCGGCTTCGGTCCGATAGTGGGCTTCCATGGCGGCAAATTTGATGGGCTGGAGCCTGGCCACCTGTTTGGCGCTGAAGTCGCCGCTCAGAATCTGGAGAGGAATGCTGATGCAGGCCACGGCCAGGGCAATGCCCAGGGCCCGGCGGTGAAAGATGTTGCGCAGATCTTTGCGCAGGAAGTAGGCATGGACCGCGCTGACCGCGAAGCCCGTGGCCACGTAGGCCGCCAGGGTCATGTGGAGGACCTGGTGGAACGCGGCCGGGTTGAACATGGCCGCGATGGGGTCAATGTTCACGAACTGGCCATCCACAAAGTCGAAGCCGGTGGGGGTGTTCATCCAGGCGTTGGCCGTAACCACGAAGATGCCGGAGACGGCACCGCTGATGGCCACCAGCACGCCAGACAGCCAGTGGATGAAGGGCGGGATGCGCTTCCAGCCGTAGAGGTAGATGCCCAGGAAGATGGCCTCGGTGAAGAAGGCGAAGCCCTCCAGGGAGAAGGGCATGCCGATGATGGGGCCGGCGTGGGCCATGAAAGTGGGCCAGAGCAGGCCCAGCTCGAAGGAGAGCACCGTGCCCGACACCGCGCCCACGGCGAAGAGGATGGCCGTCCCCTTGGCCCAGCGTTTGGCCAGGTCCAGGTAGCCGGCGTCGCCGGTGCGCAGGTAGAGGGCCTCGGCCACGGCCATGAGCAGGGGCATGCCGATGCCCACCGCGGCGAAGATGATGTGGAAGGCCAGGGACATGGCCATCTGGGAACGGGCGAAGAGAAAATCACTCATGCTTCACTCCCACAAATGCAATCGTTCCAGGATTGTTTTGGCACAGCGCCCTCATCATACCACAACGCTCAGGCGCAGATCGTGAAGCGCGTAACAATTGGGCGAGGGCCAGAGAGTCGTTTTCGCGCCGATGCCCGGTTTGTGCCAGCCATTTCTGATGGCATACAATGGAAGGAGTAATGTTATCTACAACAGGTTGGCGGGACCCTGAGGTCCGAACCAACCGGCGATGAGGCTCGCCTACGTCCAGATCGGGACTGATAGCCTCTATGCGATGGTTCCCAGGAACCTGCGTATAGAGGCTTTTTTTGTGGTTGTATCTCGCAGCGAAAAGGAATATCATCGATGAATCGTTTTATCTGGATCGGGTTGGGCGCTATCCTGGGCGCCAATGCCCGCTACCTGGTGGGCGTCTGGGCCGGCAGCCGCTTTGGCGCCGACTTTCCCTACGGCACGCTGCTGGTCAACATCACCGGCAGCCTGCTGTTGGGCTTTCTGGTCACCCTGTCGGCCGGGCGGCTTCAGCTCTCGCCCGAGTTGCGCCTGTTCCTGGCCGTGGGCTTTTTCGGCTCCTATACCACCTTCTCCTCTTTTGCGGTGGAAAGCATCTTTCTGTTTCAGGACGGCGGCCTGGGGCGCGGCATCTTCAACATTCTGGGCAACAACCTGATCGGGCTGATGGGCGCCCTGCTGGGGGTCTACCTGGCCCGGGCATTGGGCTAAAGGAGGCAGCATGCAGATCCAGGGCAAAGCGAAGCGAGTCCGTATCTACATCGGAGAAGGCAACCGCCATCGGGGCAAACCCCTCTACATGGCCCTCCTGGAGTTCCTGAAACAGGAGGGCGCATCCGGCGCGACGGTGACCCGAGGCCTGGCCGGCTTTGGCGCCCACAGTCGCATCCACACCGCCACCATCCTCACCCTCTCCGTTGACCTGCCCATCGTGGTGGAGTGGGTGGATGCGCCCGAAACGGTGGCCCGGCTGCTGCCCCGGGTGCGCCAGATGGTGGACGACGGCCTCATCACCGTGGAAGAGGTGGAGGTGATCCAGTACGCCCCCGGCCGGGTGCCGGATCCCCTGGAGCAGCCGGTGCAGAACGTCATGCGCCGGGAGGTGGTGACGGTCCGCCCGGAGACGCCCGTCGCGGATGTGGTCTCCCTGTTGCTCCAGCGGGGCTACCGCAGCCTGCCCGTGGTGGACACGGAG contains the following coding sequences:
- a CDS encoding ABC transporter substrate-binding protein, producing MRKNLRTFWPALLLLAALVSACVAPVATPTAPEAPAATPAEAPPQAAAPVEANLTDGCVEEYDPAVDYFPEKIELTYATGFTVEYANHYKVVTVLTPWQGAEQSFQYVLVQCGTPAPEGYDPSQIIEVPVGRLITLSTTVLPHLEALGVLDSLVAVEEFDYVNTPAVRERIDAGTVQEIGASAEINTERVLELEPDLVLTFAYGDPRYDTHPKLLEAGLKVGLIADYMETSPLGRAEWLKYVALFFNREAQATTHFQEIAERYQAIADKVAQVEERPTVFTGINRGDSWRVSGGKSYFARFLADAGADYLWADTDATGSIPLDFEAVYARAADADYWLPNAGRWQTLEDVRNEDPRYADFAAFQNGRIYDNNARVNQWGGNDYWEGGVANPDIILADLVKIFHPELLPDHELTFFRQVEP
- a CDS encoding cation diffusion facilitator family transporter, with protein sequence MAIKNSGHTHPHEGEEHAHGHDHPHPHSHHGESGHHHAHAHPHSHDGHHHHHGGGPWGWIRTIFHLHGHSHQHDALVTDSAFAAHEEGIRTVWIALGALAFTSLLQVIIVWLSGSVALFADTVHNIGDGLNSVPLLIAFYLARRAATRCYTYGFGRAEDVAGIFIVLSIAFSAGVIFWESLQKLLHPEPLTNLGWVALAALVGFAGNETVAWLQIRVGRKIGSAAMVADGMHARTDGLTSLAVLLAVAGSWLGYPMVDPIIGILIGVAILFITWDATKTMWYRLMDAIEPEHLERAEAVIRQQPGIQELEWLRMRWMGHRLHADIGIAVDPHLSTAASHHIAEQLRHDLFHALPYLSEILVHVDPWSTQPEEHHALTIHHEIRPAPARAG
- a CDS encoding ArsR/SmtB family transcription factor encodes the protein MHNRHAALFNADALPADLLADVVEIFKVLSDTTRAQLIYLLTRQEYSVNELSQYVSVSPSAVSHHLAKLRATRLVRTRRAGNQIYYSIDDVHVGALFREALSHLDHVRRNLSPAGEWTEATEPPPSTTHP
- a CDS encoding sulfatase-like hydrolase/transferase, whose product is MPSPSISGRRQRTSRRTFLRGVGAAGLSLALPRYASQSALGANRLAEQFPDRPNLLIILTDQERAPMHWPADWAATNLPNRKRIDDHGLVFRRAFCNTAMCSPSRSTLFTGLFPSQHGVKHTLTSGGTLSPTEPTLPLTVQNMAHMLASAGYNVHYRGKWHMSKGADGGEPTTADVAAYGFQGWQPPEAGENTDPDGFGGGCANWDQHYADQAVSFLQNVDVDSGTPFALIVSFVNPHDVLAYPLTWNQPSSEDPSCFNYLNEAPDCFNQGIGLPGTFDERLLQNYKPTAQAQFLALAAGGLGPLAGPLDPERYVNFYAYLQKVVDQHIGAVLDALEARPGLVEKTLIIRASDHGEMGLSHGGMRQKSFNVYEETMRVPLVFSNPLLFPQTVYTDALASLVDLMPTLASLVDVPNRDSYTFAGQDLSPIINDAVANPDNPTATVQDSILFTFDDENVGAPNGQTVVTQPNHIRCIREARWKFAHYFDPSGQEPSQYELYDLANDPDELHNMADPANGDYYDPDKVAEMAGKLAAKAAAVGALPYQAFMPVINR
- a CDS encoding cytochrome d ubiquinol oxidase subunit II, which translates into the protein MLALETLIVAALFFSLLLYAVLGGADFGGGMWDLLAWGPRARLQREAIAAAIGPVWEANHVWLILAVVILFTAFPVAFAAIMTALHIPITLILIGIVLRGSAFVFRKYDAQNDAIHRRWSTVFGVASFLTPFFMGLTLGGLASGEIRVEGGIVTTGFFRGWLGPFALSCGLFAQGLFAFLAAAYLAADARRYPALQEDFRRRALVSGVLLAPAAGLVFLLAREGAPIIFSGLTSWWAPLLLLWTSVLAVVALAALWWRRFEWARWSAAGQVACIILGWGMAQYPYILVPDLTYHETAAPAITLRLLAIGLGVGAVVLIPSLLYLLYIFKLHGDGLALEE
- a CDS encoding cytochrome ubiquinol oxidase subunit I — encoded protein: MSDFLFARSQMAMSLAFHIIFAAVGIGMPLLMAVAEALYLRTGDAGYLDLAKRWAKGTAILFAVGAVSGTVLSFELGLLWPTFMAHAGPIIGMPFSLEGFAFFTEAIFLGIYLYGWKRIPPFIHWLSGVLVAISGAVSGIFVVTANAWMNTPTGFDFVDGQFVNIDPIAAMFNPAAFHQVLHMTLAAYVATGFAVSAVHAYFLRKDLRNIFHRRALGIALAVACISIPLQILSGDFSAKQVARLQPIKFAAMEAHYRTEAGAPLIVGGIPDDQAMVTRYALEIPYGLSILAYGDSQAEVTGLEAFPRSDWPNTLLVHLSFDIMVASGMAMLAVALWAGWLWWRRRRLPDHPLLLRALVAAGPLGFVAIETGWMVTELGRQPWVIYGYMRTAEAVTPMTGLVVPFVTFTGLYLALSVILVFLLRRQFLESPESPAEERQEEGYAGA
- the crcB gene encoding fluoride efflux transporter CrcB; translated protein: MNRFIWIGLGAILGANARYLVGVWAGSRFGADFPYGTLLVNITGSLLLGFLVTLSAGRLQLSPELRLFLAVGFFGSYTTFSSFAVESIFLFQDGGLGRGIFNILGNNLIGLMGALLGVYLARALG